Genomic window (Vitis riparia cultivar Riparia Gloire de Montpellier isolate 1030 chromosome 4, EGFV_Vit.rip_1.0, whole genome shotgun sequence):
TAGAGTATTACATACTGCCCAGTAGTAATAGTTCTGGTGGCGGTCTCACCTTGATCAATCGCAATGGGTCGTGCCCGTTGTATGTTGGTCAGGAAGACCAAGCTTCCTCACAAGGCTATACTGTTACATTCGCACCATTCTTCGAGCAAGAGACGATTATCAGGGAGTCCAGGGACTTCAGTGTTCAATTTGTTGCCTCCACAATCTGTATCCAGTCCACAGCATGGAGACTAGGGGAGAGAGACCCTGAGACACAAAGGAGATTGATTGTCACCGGAGGTGAGACTGGATACTTCAGAATTGAGAGGAACGGAGAAGGCTACTATCTGGCATGGTGTCCTACGGATGTGTGTCCAATTTGTAAGTTCGACTGTGGGTCCGCTGGTATTCTTGTTCAGAATGGAAAGAGGCTGTTGGCTTTGGATGGTCCTGTACTTTCTGTTGTGTTTATGAGGgcttagtttttcattttatatggGGGGCTCTTCCATCTACCTACAAGTGAATAAATGGAGCTCCGAGCGTGATGAAATACTATATGTGTTATTAATAAATGGCTAAGTTATTCTGTCAACTCTCTTTCTTTTACACTtactattaatttatttgtttgtgttCTATAACCCCAAATGTCACCCCTTTTAGGTAATTCTCTCAATAAAATTTGAGCATAAAACTTGTTTAATATACTAACCAAGACATTATACAAACCGGAGAACAAAGGAACACCTGAAATGCATCAATCTATGGTAAAATGTTCATTCAAGTTGAATAATACGAATGTCATGAAGTGAGTTCTTAGTTACCATTAACCTTCtacatcttttgtttctttccccAGCTCTCAGTGAATTTGGATTTGAGTCTCTAAGAGAAATGGGGAGAAGCCGCTAGGGAAAGAAAGATGATTTGGAGAGAACTGTGAGTCAGTGAAATGATCTGCAGCTGAGAGTATTTCTTTGATGCCAGGGAAGCTGACAGCTTCCAACCTAACCATGATTTCCAAATGGGGATGGAGAAACTATGACTATGGGCATAGAAAATTAAAAGTGATATTGCAGGCttcattttaacaaaaatcTAGCATAGcaacttttttttaatgggtaGGCAGAGAATGAAAATTAGACTCAGCGGATGCCCTTAGAAAAACACACCATTGTTTGAAAGGACTAGAAATTGCTGCATCCCAAAGCAACTGGAGCAAAAAAAACTCTTCTTTGAGTTGGATTCCGTATTACTAGATCCTCCGGGATGGTGTTTCTCTGAGCGTCTAGTTTTAAATTGTTCTGAGTCTTAACCTTGACAATGGTTTTGATTCTGCCATGACAGTTCAGCCCCCAGCTTTTGATAATATTAACCTCCAATACTGCAAGCTAATCAAGGCCCCACGGGGAGTAGCAAATAGCAAAACAGTTACCATTCTTGGTCAGATTTATCAGATGTCTGGCAGTTGTTCATggacttaaatattttttcctccAGTTCCACAAGTCctttttactaaatattcaTGAATCCCTGCTGCATCAAATATTCAACTAAGGTTCCCTTTTCTAAAGATAATAAGTTGATCCTCCAAAGCAAGATGAGAGACTTTCTGGTTAAAGATTTTTTGGTTTCAAATTTAGTTCCTCATTGCTAGCCATCTTCTAGGCGTAACTAAAGTCTTCTTATCTAGAAGGAAAGTGTCAATAAGGTTATAATGCGTCTCTATGCCTTAACCATTCCACACTAGGGAACTAAGTACCTCCATTCCCATCAACACTACAACTAATGGTGCAAGACTCGGTCATTAAAAATTAGTCCATACCATCGTTGTTGTTATGGCTTTTGTATTTGATTCCCTACACCTGAGACTACTGGGTTGGGAATATATGATTCCCTACACCTGGGACGACTACTGCGTTGGGCGTGGGTCATGATTTAACGCTAGACTGGGGGCCAACAGCCCGGAGCTTTCTGAACCCTGCAAGATTAGTCTGGCAAGGGAAGAGTGTGAACACCTTAATAGACAAGTGAACTTAATCCCTACACAAAAAAACCAAGGCTGTGGCTTGTACCTCTTCCTCAAAGATAAGTGTCTGGTTATCTAACCTCACTGGATGATGAGGTTAGGCATTTTTAACTATTCCTCAGGAATTGTGGGAGGTGATTCCAAGGAATTGGTTGTCAATATCTAAAATTCCGGAGCTCATTTTGTCTGAGCTTTCATGATTTGTTGCTCAGGAATGAATGTGGCTTGGAGTGCTGGAAAAGTTCTATTTATGTTGTTTGGACTTGCTCTTTTCTGATATCATTACGGATGGGTATTCTTTAGCCTCCAGGCCTTTATCCTGGGTCCTTGTTTTTGGGTTTTCAGGTTCCATGTCTCTTCATGAGCTTTTGTCCCTTCAATGctgtaaaaaatatgaaagctGACTAGTTCCACAAGAAAACTGGTAGCAGTGAGCTAGAATGGTCTATGGCAAATCTCACACAAGGTCACTTCCCATACTagaataaatacaagaaaacagTTTGGTAAACACCATTACAAGAATACTGCATTAGGATCTTAATGCGATGTGGTGCATTGTTTTGACCAATTCTAATGGCTCCATTTGTATGCGGATCACTTGCAAGAATGATGACCAACCTCACACTTGGTGATTTATCGACCCGAGAAATGAGAAATAGAGGCAGTGGCATTGGAAGCAGAGGACCCCGTAGATATGGAAGTGTCTCCAGGATTTCTCTTGCTGGATTCTACGAAAGTAGGCCGAGTTGGGGGTCCATGCTCAAGTGAGCCTTTGCTGCGTAGCAAAACAACTACTTCAGACATTGTGGGTCTCATAGAAACTGATGACTGAGCGCACATCAAAGCGATCTCTATGATTTTCTTCACTTCTTCTGCTTTATATTCCTCAGGGTCTAAGCTCTCATCCACCAACTCCAAATGCTTGTCATCCTCGTAAAGTTTCCATGCCTATTGACATAATGATCTCAAAATACAAGACTaaaagtgcgtttgatagtgattctaaaaatcGTTTATAgtctttttaacatttgaatgataaatttttttagtgttAATAATCTTAGAAGTGtttattaaaatcattgtcaaacgggCTTAAAAGCATCCAAAGGAAAATCATGCATGTAAGAGTAGAATGATAATGATACATCACCCGTTCAAGCAAGTATTCACCGACAGGTTCAGCCTTCATTTCATTGCACTTGCGGCCACTTATGATTTCAAGGACGACAATACCATAGCTGTAGGTATCAACCTTCTCAGATAACTGCCCATGGATTGCATATTCAGGTGAAGTGTAACCCCTGAAGCAAGAGAATTAAATAGCAATAATCACCATTGCAGGTggagataaaatatataagcAAATGGCGCATAAACCCCTTGCTTTAGGCAACTGTAGACTAAAATGCAGGATAAGCATGATGGTCATACTAATATACAGGGACAGTGCATTAATATCAAAGTGAAGTAGGTTCATAGGACTTACAATGTTCCAGCGAATTTGGTGCTGAGATGACTCTTGTCCTCGGGGAGAAGCCTTGCCAGCCCAAAATCTGCAATTTTGGGTTGGAAATCATTGTCCAGAAGAATATTGCTGGATTTTATGTCACGATGTATGATACACACATGGAATTCCTCATGTAGATAGGCAAGACCCCTAGCTGTACCAGCAATTATATCAAGTCGTTGTTTCCAGTTGAGAGCTCCTCGCCTTTCACCTATTTGAGGACTCAAGATTAATGCATACAAAATTTATAGCAACACAGCAGCTCCTTATGATTTTCTGGATGAGTTTAACTTACCAAATAGGAATTTGTCAAGACTGCTATTGGCCATGTACTCATAGACAAGAAGTAGTTCTGATCTTTTGCCGCAGCATCCAAGAAGACGAATGAGATTGCGATGATGAATATTGCTTATAAGCTTGACTTCGCTCTCGAAATCTGCTTTTACCCTGTTGGGTTGACCTATAAATAGTCTCTTAACTGCAaccattttcccatttttcaaaGTGCCCTGTTCCAAGTAACCTATGAATACTTGCCCAAAACAATAAACATCAAACCAGTCATATAAATATGTATTGAATTTTACCTTGTAGACATCACCAAAACCTCCCTCTCCAAGCTTATTTTCTGCACTAAAATTTTTTGTTGCAGCTTTCAAGTCTCTATAACTGTAATTAACTGGGCCTCGCAACTCAGTTGCCCCTAATATATCACCTGTTATGAATGCAagccaaaaggaaaaaggttatTGAAATTAAGTTACAACgaagataaaaggaaaacatttaTGAATTCTCAGAAGGGTTAAAGCTTGAAGGAACTGATTAAAGAGTGAAGAAGTGGTTCACATTCTCTTATTCATGTTCTACTTGGCTGAAAATTCAGACTAAGAATTAGAAAATTTGGGCCAATAATTAATGTTCAGTAAAATGATCCTTGGAAAAGAAATTCTGCAAGAAATTGGGAACTTgtaaagtttcaaatttgtcCAATAGTAAAGACAAAACAGTTTTTTTCAGAAACCATGATGGTGCACCTTAGTTTAATTTACCTCTAGGAGCTGCCTTTGCCTTTCTTGATTGCTGATACCATAAAAACAGAACACtgataagaagaagaaggccTACACCTCCGGCCACTCCTCCAATAATAGCTTTCTTCTTGCTTGACCCTCCTGCAATAGTGCAACATCGTCAATTTGCATAGCATAACATGGTGGAATGGATCACCAGTAGCGAGTTTTAGGCTTTTAGCAGTAGCTCAAATTGGAAAGAACAAAGATATACAAGGCCTCACCCTTTTCTAGGAAGGGTGTGATATTAGTGGTCTGGTTATCGGCAAAGAAAGGCGTGTTTGAATATCTCAGAAAACATCCTGCATCAACAGCCCTACCATATGTACTGGGAAGACAACTGTTTATGTTGCCATTTGCCACTTTCAAGCACTCTCGGCAAGCGCTCGGACTCACTGTTTCAGCACATTGGGCCATCCCATACACTGTTGCACCACCACCTCCAACCACTTCCTTTTTATATGCCACATAGAAATCATCAATTCTGGGTGTTGCAACTTCAAGATCTGCTAATAGTCCCTCTACTGCTGCTTGAAAAGCAGTCACCTGTGATGCAGTCTGGTTCCCACAAATTGCAGCATTTCCGGGGAGAGTGGCTTGGTCATAGAAGCTGCTGCTCTCATATCTTAATAAAAGAAGCAAATAAGAAAGTTGTGTCAAACTATAGGTTAAAGGACATCTCTGCCTCCTAAAAGCAATGGAAAAGGGAAAATCaggcatgttttttttttcaaattaaggAGAAATGTGAGCATCCAGGTAAGTCAGTGGGGTGTTCTGCTCTTACTAACATATCTAGTCTGGGATTAGTGCATTAACATCACTTTCACCCTACAAAGAACCGAATGAACAATCCAAAAGTTCATATTTCTTTGCAGAAAGAGGAATATCTTGTAGAATTCTATCTGAATGTCATAACCAAGTACTCATCTGGTGAAGAAGAAAGACCTAGAAACCCAAGTGAAGCAATAGATAATTTTCATAtccaaaagaataaaattgttaaaccaccaattttcctaaaaacttacACTTGCATGATTTGGGCTCGATATGTATATTATGCTTCTTAACACCCTTCTTCACCACCCGCACTTGGAGAGATAGAGATATGCAGAATTTAGATTCATATATATCCAACAGACAGACAAAAATGCAAATTAAGGAGACATAAAATTGCAAATTAGGGGGAGAGATACCAAAGAATGCAAGGGGAAAGGGGAGAAACAAATAGGGAAACAAACATGCAAATTAAACCAAGCTCTGATATTATATTAACTGCCAATTTTGCTAAAGCTTGATGTTGAAGAATTTGGGCTCAATATCCATATTATTCTCCTTAACAAAAAcaaccaataaaataattacctGAGGAAGCAGCCATCATAGATGACGCGAGCGCCATTGGCAGCAGAGCAGTTGCGGATGAGTGACTGAGCGGCAGTGAAGCAAGCCACACAGTCCTTAGTGGACATGTAGTTTCTGCACTGCACCATGGCGTACACAGAGTCTCCAGTTCTGGTTCTCTCCGCAGTCGCAAAGTGTTTGTTGTCGTTCAACTGTGTTTTGAGGTCCGACAAGGTGGCGTTGAGATTGCTGTAGAAGTTTGAAACGCTGGAGGCGTTGTATGTGCTGCATCCCTCGTTTAGTAGGTTTGTTTGTGGGTCTGAAATTGCTACTCTCAtcaaccaccaccaccatatTCCCCCTGTAATCAACAACACCAAGCCCTTGGATTCCATCTCTGTTGTCTTCTTCTCTTCAGttcaccatatatatatatatatatatatatatattcagcTGAGCAGTGTCATTAATCTTCTCAGAATTCAAAGCAAAATTAGATGTACTACACAAAACATTCACAATATATAGAAGCCCTTCTAAAGAGTTTGGGGGTGAATTTTAGGAAGCATAGAGTCGTATCAATGAAGTTTTAGTAAAGTCTGAATAGTTCTAGCTACAGCTGAACCGCAGAAATTTCTAAAATGCTGATTTGTATTTGACGAGTATGAGTGTCATGCAcgttggagagagagagagatcgaTCTTCAAATGGACCAAACATGACGGGATGGGTGGAAAGAGCTCAATGGCGGTCAGCTTCGAAGAGGCATATTTTGGTCATTTAAGTCGTCCACATGGGAGCAGTTGTGCTCGTCAATGACTTTTAAGGATGATGGTAAGAATAGGTACTGCCATTTGTTTGCCTTTTCGTCAAGTCGTTGGCCATTGTCCAAGTCCAGGGGAAAATTCTAGGATTCTTGATAAATATActgctattaaaaaaaataatatttaaaataccatagtttggaaaataattcaatttctaCGGCACTTTTGAACACGTAGGATGAGATATCAAAATCCATTCCCCCATTTCCATTTCCCTTCccgtttttcttctcttcccttcccatttttcttctctgcATCAAACCTCCTCTGCCCGAAAAGCCACTATCCCGCATGTTGATCGTGAGGTGGAGATCCTTGCCTCAACACCAATAGGAAGGAAGTGAAGTGCAGATCTGAGAAACCATTGCCCCCGGTGTTCTCTGTAAGTTTTGTGGTTATATTTGGTGGTGTGGTTGTGTTTGGTCAccgagaaagtgtgggaaagttgtaaaaaaaataaaatttttgtttttttttacaatgaaaccgagtagactaaaaataatggagaaagttttaatttttttgtggttcggcttgttgtgattctgtttggttgccaagaaagtgtgagaaagttgaaatttttttttttttccaatatttcctaccagtccagcccgtGCACAGGGTATCTGTCCAATTTTTTCAacgtaatctgatcatgatttgaggggaaaggttgtgtttttcagcgtggctcaaaaatcgtggagggtttgtgaaatttaaatccaatggcacaaaagcaaagagacccctggACAGATCCAGAAAGCcatggagcaaaaaaaaaaaaacatttttttgtttgtttttttagggggttttgcatggactTTCCCGAAAagcaaatgggggatggattttcctgggaatcaaacggggatTGCAAAaacttgggaatcaaacgggggttgcaacaaaataaaaaaataataacctgATTAGATTAGCACCTGCAataattgaaattcaaattcaaattcaaatttaaatttaaggagattcttcactttttatttgttaaaataaaaaataaaaaatactatctttttttttgcaaaatacTGATTATAATGTATACAGGTGATAAACTTTAAACATTTGGTTGTACAGTAGGTAATACTAAttaagagataattttttttttcttttgtggaaagagacaccttcagcataaattcgaaattttctactgtgtatggaaattgtggaaattgtctcttgaagagacactttcagtataaagcgaaattttttaacaaataatgaaaattgtggaaagtgtctctttctttgcaaataaagttatgtctttttaaataacttgtataaataacttttcttaaatgaaaacaaattgaaatacttttgtaaataaaattgtaaaaattcattcattttttttgtaaaaataaataaaataattttttgttgccaaattgaaattttgtaataaattcttttgatacaataagtgtaaataatttttttttaaaaaattaaatagaagtgaaattgaatcaaatcacttgaagaaaatattttgtaaataaataaattgaaatcactcattcaaaattgtttttaataaaatcctttaaaatttcttgaaaactatttttttaatatattttttttatttagttcaataaatcattttgcataattcttttgttatttattttctgtattcttataattagatttcatcattatttttgtgtatattgattttcaccatgacttgtacatactcatttgcatgattatttttcttggtatttataattaattaattattgatacaatttctttaatttgtttagtagaggTCGTTCGTATACAGGCTTAGAAAGGTATTACGGCTCACCATCGTACCTTTCCAATACGTAACCTGATCTCCGGATCCAGATTCTATTTTTACAGAcatgttttttttccaaataaggagtcacacttagagtttttctttcttattttgtttttccatttaaaaataaaacaaaaataagtgacgactccgagtttttttctaaaaataatattttcacaaaataaatgaaaaacgagtATCGCCTTCGAGTGAGAATACATTGTGTGAAATGTCGGATccacaataatatttattttctttttagatttaaaaatatatcaaaatatatcaaaatatagttatatcatatacttttacattttttaaagatatacaagtttagttttcttttttatttttattttttattttattgttatttgaaaaattgttttatttattatttaaattttgatataaatatataattgtttttttaaaaatagctatTATGGATAGATTGTGAGTTATGTaactcaataaattaattagattaAACCTAAGTTTAATCCTATcaacccaaatttaattttattaatccaaattcaacatgaatttagaaaaatgcgGTTGCGTTGGTTTTAAGTTGAgtatttcaaattaaaagtCAAATTAGGACAAGTTTaagttgattatttttatttttatttttatttattggggTTGGATTTCACTTGACCATCCACCCTAAAACTTATTTGTCAAgcacaatatgaaaaatacaagccttttaaaaattgaaaactatggAAGACTAATATCTTCCTTACTTttactttaaaaacaaaaatcttctaaagaaattaacattttatttttagtataatcatgttgttattattattaatattattatttatttattttttatttttgtcaaagTGCACAACACTTGATTGATTAGTGGGACATTCAAAGTTGGAGGGAAGGGCATTAGCGATTACTGAGAAATATTATGAGTGAAGCCATATATGACGCAATGGAGTGAGAAGAGGTCAATGAAAGTAGGCTGGAAATTAAGAGAGATGTTTTGGCCATTTATGATCGATTCATGGAAGAATGatcatagttttggaaaatggCGAGATTCAAATAGAGTGCAGGAGGGCTTGTTTTTCTATGAGCACAGGTTCATCCACTCGTAATTGACATCATCT
Coding sequences:
- the LOC117913074 gene encoding alpha-amylase/subtilisin inhibitor-like — its product is MLRLIGAVGYIWLVMAISSVAQRCNDTNSPVLDTSGQALQRGVEYYILPSSNSSGGGLTLINRNGSCPLYVGQEDQASSQGYTVTFAPFFEQETIIRESRDFSVQFVASTICIQSTAWRLGERDPETQRRLIVTGGETGYFRIERNGEGYYLAWCPTDVCPICKFDCGSAGILVQNGKRLLALDGPVLSVVFMRA
- the LOC117912454 gene encoding cold-responsive protein kinase 1-like isoform X1, whose amino-acid sequence is MESKGLVLLITGGIWWWWLMRVAISDPQTNLLNEGCSTYNASSVSNFYSNLNATLSDLKTQLNDNKHFATAERTRTGDSVYAMVQCRNYMSTKDCVACFTAAQSLIRNCSAANGARVIYDGCFLRYESSSFYDQATLPGNAAICGNQTASQVTAFQAAVEGLLADLEVATPRIDDFYVAYKKEVVGGGGATVYGMAQCAETVSPSACRECLKVANGNINSCLPSTYGRAVDAGCFLRYSNTPFFADNQTTNITPFLEKGGSSKKKAIIGGVAGGVGLLLLISVLFLWYQQSRKAKAAPRGDILGATELRGPVNYSYRDLKAATKNFSAENKLGEGGFGDVYKGTLKNGKMVAVKRLFIGQPNRVKADFESEVKLISNIHHRNLIRLLGCCGKRSELLLVYEYMANSSLDKFLFGERRGALNWKQRLDIIAGTARGLAYLHEEFHVCIIHRDIKSSNILLDNDFQPKIADFGLARLLPEDKSHLSTKFAGTLGYTSPEYAIHGQLSEKVDTYSYGIVVLEIISGRKCNEMKAEPVGEYLLERAWKLYEDDKHLELVDESLDPEEYKAEEVKKIIEIALMCAQSSVSMRPTMSEVVVLLRSKGSLEHGPPTRPTFVESSKRNPGDTSISTGSSASNATASISHFSGR
- the LOC117912454 gene encoding cysteine-rich receptor-like protein kinase 2 isoform X2, encoding MESKGLVLLITGGIWWWWLMRVAISDPQTNLLNEGCSTYNASSVSNFYSNLNATLSDLKTQLNDNKHFATAERTRTGDSVYAMVQCRNYMSTKDCVACFTAAQSLIRNCSAANGARVIYDGCFLRYESSSFYDQATLPGNAAICGNQTASQVTAFQAAVEGLLADLEVATPRIDDFYVAYKKEVVGGGGATVYGMAQCAETVSPSACRECLKVANGNINSCLPSTYGRAVDAGCFLRYSNTPFFADNQTTNITPFLEKGGSSKKKAIIGGVAGGVGLLLLISVLFLWYQQSRKAKAAPRGDILGATELRGPVNYSYRDLKAATKNFSAENKLGEGGFGDVYKGTLKNGKMVAVKRLFIGQPNRVKADFESEVKLISNIHHRNLIRLLGCCGKRSELLLVYEYMANSSLDKFLFGERRGALNWKQRLDIIADFGLARLLPEDKSHLSTKFAGTLGYTSPEYAIHGQLSEKVDTYSYGIVVLEIISGRKCNEMKAEPVGEYLLERAWKLYEDDKHLELVDESLDPEEYKAEEVKKIIEIALMCAQSSVSMRPTMSEVVVLLRSKGSLEHGPPTRPTFVESSKRNPGDTSISTGSSASNATASISHFSGR